The Dioscorea cayenensis subsp. rotundata cultivar TDr96_F1 chromosome 27, TDr96_F1_v2_PseudoChromosome.rev07_lg8_w22 25.fasta, whole genome shotgun sequence region aataaataaataaaacaacaacaaaaaaaaatatgtactttGAAATCTTCATGTAGCTATATAAGACAAAAATAATGTCTTAAAACCAAACATCTTGtcttaataatataaatgatgGTTCTCTTCATTGTCTCTAGATGGtcttttacaatttttattatttgttttattttatctcttCTACGGACATTGAtcttgtaaaaaatattaaaaaattattattatttgcatattttaattctaaaaaaaaaacttatctaaaaatttttttgtcagaCTTCATGTGCTCAAGAGCATTTATAATGAACTAAATCAAGGCGGTTTTGCCTCAACATCAAATCTTAGCCAAGTCTCAAATCTCAACATTTTTTTCCCCAACAAATGAGACAAGTATGCTTAATCAAAGAAAATGCATccagattaaaaataaataaatcatccaaACCCTTCATTCTCATATAGTGATGTCGAAATGTTGACCATAAATTTAAATCCATAATTGAAAGACTTTATTACTGTTATAGTATCAAACAAGTCGAGCTCGACACACTTAAACATCCCAAAcacactttaaaaaaattattattttattttattttatacattatatatatgaacatttttttaaaaaaagtggatataccatttttattaaaaacaaaaaaaataaccacCATTGGCGTAAACAACAGTGGaggaaataaaaaagagagaacaTCATAACATTGAGTGTGACACAACAACTCAAAAACAGAAAAGACATTAACAAAAAGCAAATCGAAGAACAACAGCTTTCTCAAAAccagttttataaaaaatccatCCCGTGCTTAAAATCTAAACCTTTTAAAATATCGAAATCCTACTAGATTTATCGATACAAGATCCTAAAAATTCGAGACTGATAGATGATTGTCATGAAAATTTCTAACttcttttttattctctctGTACAATTTGTGATAAAGACAAAAACAttcaatcaatttttaaaataaaagcatgCACAGCTAATACTTCAGCATTAAGAAGCCAAATGTTTCAGGCAAGTGGTTTTCACAACTAAAGTCTCccatatattaaacattatttgaaaaaaaaaatcaatttattaatCTTTGGATCCAAAGCTGACACCTCAATAAACCAAAGGTCAACTttaacatatacatatataaatatataaatatatataataaaaacaaactcaTTAAATACTCCTTATGATACATGCCAACCCACAAGGCCACAACCCTTCTGGTCATCTTCCATCCAAGTctcaaccctaaccctaattatcTCAACAATCACCACCatgtccaccaccaccaccaccatcaccatgaAAGAAGTGAAGAAAGACCACATCTTAATATTCCCATTCATGGCACAAGGCCACACCATCCCACTCCTCCACCTTGCCACCTTCCTCTCaacccaccaccaccacctccaaatcaccatcatcaccaccTCCGGCAACGCTCCTTTTCTCCAGCAATACCTCCCATCTTCCATCAACCTCTCCATCTTCCCATTTCCTTCCTCTCCTCTCCTCCCAACCGGCGTTGAATCCACTGATCACCTCCCTTCTATGGACCTCCACCCAATCTTCGCAGCCACCACCACCAATCTCCGGCCACACTTCCACAACCTCCTCCACTCCCTCCACCTCTCCAACTCCCTCCCACTCTGCCTCATCTCCGACTTCTTTCTCGGCTGGACTCTCGACGTCTGCCGTCTTTTCTCCGTCCCTCGTCTCGTCTTTCACGGCATGTCCACCTTCTCTATGTTCATCTGCAAGTCTCTCTTTGTCCACCAACCCTACTCTTCCGAAGATGAGCTCTTTCAAATCCCCGGtgctcctccttctcttctcctctctCGCCACCAACTCCCTGACACCATTCTAACCTCCGGCGACCCTAACAACCCTGTAACTATCTTCCTCTCCGAGATCGGTGCCACGGATATCAACAGCTGGGGTGTAATCGTCAACAGCTTCTCTTTCATTGAACGTGGTAGTACACTAAACTCTTTGAATCATTCTACCAGAACGGAGCTCGTGCATGGCTTCTTGGccctttctctcttctctctccccAAACTCAGACTAAAGAAGACGATGACTGCCTCCAATGGCTagacgagaagaagaagaagaagaactcaGTGGTTTACGTGTCATTTGGGACACAAACACACGTGACGGCGGAGCAACTTGAAGAGGTGGCGGCGGGGTTGGAGACGGCGGAGTGTGAGTATCTCTGGGTGGTGAGACATGCTTCATGGCGGCCGCCGGCCGGAGAGACAATTCCTCACcggagagagagaggaaagatTGTACGGTGGGCACCGCAACGTGAGGTGTTACAGCATGAAGCAGTGGGAGGGTTTGTGAGTCACTGTGGGTGGAACTCAGTGTTAGAGAGTATGGTGGCCGGCGTTCCGGTGCTGACGTGGCCGATGATGGCTGAGCAGGCACTCAATGAGAAGATGATTGTTGATGAGCTTGGAGCTGGATTGAGGTTGAGGAAAGTGGGTGAAGATGGGGTGGTGAAGAGGGAGGAGATAAAGGATGGAGTTAGAGAGTTAATGGTGGGAGAGAAAGGGAAGAGAGTGAGGATGAAGATGGAGGAGCTTGGAAGGATGGCAATGGAGGCAGTTGAAGATGGAGGGAGTTCTCACAAGAGTTTGAGTGAACTCATTGAAGAGCTTCAGAGATGCAGGACTAATGGAAGAGATGATGATCAAGGTTTGGAAATGGAGAAGGTGGCCATTGATGCTAATTCTCTATTAGAGTATCAGGATTGCATTCAAAtatcttgagtttttttttgttagtgttgatattaatatataatatatatattaatttatcataaataaataataataataataatgtcttGGATATTTAtgtaacttaattaattatagtgataaaaaaataatctagtaATGTTATCTTGGTAATTTTGATTGTGACGTGCTTGTCAatttgtttgtaaaaaaaaaaagaagtaaaatttATGTTACTAGTCCTGATGTTTATGTACAGTAGTAATAAGTAATTGTAAGTAGGTTTATAAATGATGGTAAGTACGTACCTTTGTGCAAAAAGTCTATCTGTATATTTATGTGTAGGTATGCTTACAAAGGTGGTTGCTGGCTTGACTTTTTTGTCCTTCACATAAataaagcatgcatgattttatcaataaataaataaaataaaataaaataataaaaaataaaacatgcatGAAGGCATGGCAACATATACTGTTGTCTTTCTGCAAATATTTGGGCATGCAATATGAATGAATTTGTTGATACTTCTCTTTAATATCTTAGCATCTGTTTATCAAAATAAGAGATTAGAAAGgcatgagaaaaataaaataaaattaaaataaataacaatatagAAATCAAATGGCGTCTTGCCTCCTTTGGTGTACAGATATTCCaatattgtattttaattagtttAGTAATCATGTTTACAagacattaattatatatatattaatcaatcaatcactataaaaacaacaagtttAATGCATGCATGCTAAATAAGAactaaaatacaattataattgcatctacaccaaaaaaattttttttaaaaaaagtataagacgtctttctttgattatataGCTTGAAATTTTGAGATATGTTTATGTTAATGATTTgtaaaaaggttaaaaaaaacaaagtctCAGAAAAATACatcttaaaatataaaataaattaaggaaaacaaTTCAAACAACAAATTCACATCTCAAATATCTTTGTTGTTTAGACAATTATCATTtaactcatttttatttttatttttcattttcatccttCATGACTAATCAAGGTCTCTCAACCCCAATCAAGCTCACTAGGACTTGTCAAAACCAACTGCAAAACTCACCATGAAGTCCCTTTTTCCTGGTTTAATTTTTGGATGAGAAAAGTCTCTAATTCAAGTAGTGTGCATATACtcaaacatattttaaatatatacccTGTATTATAAACCCTGAGAACTCTACCCTACATcctaaactttataaaaaatatatacatttagttATATGAAACAGTGTCAGATTAATATAAAGACTTGTTTTCTTCTAGAACTAGGCAAGTTCAACTTGCTCACATGGACTTAATGCTGAAAGAGACAAGGTGAAAAAAGACAGATgaaaacaagtataaaaataaaactctcaTATATCTgtgtataattaaattaaagggGAAAATGTTTTGGAATCCGTCACTTGATAAAGTCAAAGTATTACATTCTAGATGAGCTTGACAGTTGAAACATTCAATGTCCAATTTCACGGTACACTGATAACTGACATCACACTGCACCCACACTGAATTAATCTCACTTGATTCACTCTCCAAACAATCaattaccaacaaaaaaaaataaataagacaaaaaaaaaaagtaaaaaagaacatgTTATATAAGCTTTcaacaccatatatatatatatatatatttccaccTTTTTATACTATTTCATTAATGTAATgtactttatatataaatacatatatagaattaaaataaaaattcataaaatagaaattcaaagaatccacctCAAAATCATCTATAAATACATGTCACCCttgcaccaccaccaccaccaccaccaccaccaccaccatgaAGGAAGTGAAGAAAGATCACATCTTAATATTCCCATTCATGGCACAAGGCCATACCATCCCACTCCTCCACCTTGCCACCTTCCTCTCAACCCACCACCACCTTCAAATCACAATCATCACCACCTCCGGCAACGCTCCTTTTCTCCGGCAATACCTCCCATCTTCAATCAACCTCTCCATCTTCCCattcccttcttctcctctcctccCCATCGGCGTTGAGTCCACTGATCACCTCTCTTCTATGGACCTACACCCAATCTTTGTAACCACCATTGCTCATCTCCGACCACACTTGCACCAACTCCTCCACTCCCTCCACCTCTCCAATTCCCTCCCACTCTGCCTCATCTCCGACTTCTTCCTCCCTTGGACTCTCGACGTCTGCCGTCTCTTCTCCGTCCCACGTCTCGTCTTTCACGGCATGTCCACCTTCTCTATGTTCATCTGCAAATCCATCTACACCCACCTAAAGCCTTCCTCCTTCACCTCCTCCGATGAGCTCTACCATGTCCCCGGTGGTCctccttctcttctcctctctCGCCACCAAGTCCCAGACATCTTTCTCAACTCCGGTGACCCTAATGACCCTACAACTATCATCCTCGCCGAACACAACACAAGTGACATCAACAGCTGGGGCATCATCGTCAACAGCTTCTCATTCATTGAACGTGAGTACACTAAACTCTTTGAATCATTCTTCCAGAATGGAACTCGTGCATGGCTCATCGGTCCTTTATCTCTACTTTCTTCACCGACTCTCACCGACGAGGGTGATTGTCTCCGGTGGCTAAACGACAAGGAAATGAACTCAGTGGTTTACGTAGCGTTTGGGACGCAAGCACACTTGACGGCGGAGCAGCTAGAGGAGGTGGCAAATGGGTTGGAGGCGGCGGAGTGTGAGTATCTATGGGTGGTGAGAGATGCTTCATGGCGGCCGCCGGAGAGGATCACTACCGGAGAAAGAGGAAAGATTGTCCGGTGGGCACCGCAACGTGAGGTGCTACAGCATGAAGCAGTGGGAGGGTTTGTGAGTCACTGTGGATGGAACTCAGTGTTAGAGAGCATGGTCGCCGGCGTGCCGGTGCTGACGTGGCCGATGATTGCTGAGCAGGCAATCAATGAGATGATGATTGTTGATGAGTTTGGAGCTGGTTTGAGGTTGAGGAAAGTGGGTGCAGATGGGGTAGTGAAGAAGGAGGAGATAAAGAATGGAGTTAGAGAGTTAATGGTGGGAGAGAAAGGGAAGAGAGTGAGGAAGAAGATGGAGGAGCTTGGAAGGATGGCAATGGAGGCAGTTGAAGATGGAGGGAGTTCTCATAAGAGTTTGAGTGAACTGATTGAAGAGCTCCAGAGATGCAGGAACAGAGAAGATGATGGTTTGGAACTGGAGTCTCTGCATGAGAATCATCAGGAATGTATCAAAATGTCTTGATtgccctttctttttttatatatttattgcaTGTAAGGGTTGATGAACTAAtaatgatatatacatatatatatatatatatatatatatatacagatagaAATAAGAATAAGTACTTTTCTCATAACATATTGCACCTGCTTTATTGCCTATGCattgtttttatgaaattatttttgagataattaatgaaaaaagaTGATATAGTCTATACTAGTAAAAATTAAGATGTCTAAATGTATGAACAGTAAACATGGAAGactattattcataaaaataaaagtgtaGTTGGAGATCATACGATTATTGTATTGTTGATTAAGTAGTACAtgtatctcatatatatatatgatagtaCATCACCAAGTGGATAACATAACAATAAGAAACCAAAAGCATAATTACTTTAAGAACCTAAACAATACATAGCCAAAGTATCCTTCAAAAGCCAGTattaaaacaacataaaagagGCAACAGAAAATAAGTGAGCAAGAGGCTTATCAAAGGATTAGACATAAAACTTATTTCTAGTTCATGTGAATCTTTAttattaagatttttaaaaataaaaaaaaaggcatgtaGTACCTAATAATAACTGGTTCATCACTGAAAATTTGAGTCTTTATTTATCAGCGCTATACGTGCATAAATTTTCTTACTGTTAACAGAGATCAACTCTTACCTTAATAGATAAAAACCACaagaaaaaacattaaattcaaGATTGCAGATATTCAGTTTGATTCGCTTTAATCTTAGTATTTATTTTCCATTGCATAATAATGcatcaaacaaatattatatttatcattttcttatttctttaataCTCGCAAAACATTCATTTTTCTCACCTCAAAAgcgcaaaaaaacaaaaaaaaacaaaaagagttaTTCCACAATTCAAAAGACCACATTCGAGATAAGAACTACAACAAACATACCAGAAGATTGCAGTTTTGCAAATAAATAGCAatccattttcttttctttaatagTTCGATTTGTATGGATTTCAAttaatccaaataaaataattgaagacAGACTCGCATTCAAAGGCTGAACAACTTGTCATTACAGTGAAGAAggatcaaaggaaaaaaaaatcaatcaaacaactcCGCAATTTTCAAAACCTCATGCTGTTTTGTTGCACACTGGGTCTAATTTCAGTTATATGTCCCTTAGAGCTGAAATGGTATGAATTGCATCATTAAAACTTGCTCAACTATATATCAATACTAATTATACATAAGATTATGAGCCTCAAATTAAAAAGGAAATAGCTTAAGAAGTGGGATTTCGGCCAATGTTTCTGTCATGTTCTAATAAATCCTACCCCAAAATTAGCCGTGATCTGTGCAATTAATTAAAGTAGAAATAATATATGAGTTTACCTGCATGACCATCAATGTTGGATTGATCTGAACGCCCATTTCTTGCTCTTGCTCAAGCTGCACCATTGCCATTTCTAGGCAATTACATGGTAGGATTTGAATCCTAAATCGAAATAAAGGTCATTATGAGCTAAAGATCAATtaagaagaaacaaaatgagattttttacTACCTCCATGCACAAAAACTTTGAATTGTTCTTCCAAATCCAGTGGATTCCAATCAAATTCTCATCTCTTTTCCATTTCACCTTTCTTGCTCTTGCCCTGTTGCATCATT contains the following coding sequences:
- the LOC120253244 gene encoding LOW QUALITY PROTEIN: UDP-glycosyltransferase 90A2-like (The sequence of the model RefSeq protein was modified relative to this genomic sequence to represent the inferred CDS: deleted 2 bases in 1 codon), with the translated sequence MSTTTTTITMKEVKKDHILIFPFMAQGHTIPLLHLATFLSTHHHHLQITIITTSGNAPFLQQYLPSSINLSIFPFPSSPLLPTGVESTDHLPSMDLHPIFAATTTNLRPHFHNLLHSLHLSNSLPLCLISDFFLGWTLDVCRLFSVPRLVFHGMSTFSMFICKSLFVHQPYSSEDELFQIPGAPPSLLLSRHQLPDTILTSGDPNNPVTIFLSEIGATDINSWGVIVNSFSFIERGSTLNSLNHSTRTELVHGFLALSLFSLPKLRKEDDDCLQWLDEKKKKKNSVVYVSFGTQTHVTAEQLEEVAAGLETAECEYLWVVRHASWRPPAGETIPHRRERGKIVRWAPQREVLQHEAVGGFVSHCGWNSVLESMVAGVPVLTWPMMAEQALNEKMIVDELGAGLRLRKVGEDGVVKREEIKDGVRELMVGEKGKRVRMKMEELGRMAMEAVEDGGSSHKSLSELIEELQRCRTNGRDDDQGLEMEKVAIDANSLLEYQDCIQIS
- the LOC120253245 gene encoding scopoletin glucosyltransferase-like, producing MKEVKKDHILIFPFMAQGHTIPLLHLATFLSTHHHLQITIITTSGNAPFLRQYLPSSINLSIFPFPSSPLLPIGVESTDHLSSMDLHPIFVTTIAHLRPHLHQLLHSLHLSNSLPLCLISDFFLPWTLDVCRLFSVPRLVFHGMSTFSMFICKSIYTHLKPSSFTSSDELYHVPGGPPSLLLSRHQVPDIFLNSGDPNDPTTIILAEHNTSDINSWGIIVNSFSFIEREYTKLFESFFQNGTRAWLIGPLSLLSSPTLTDEGDCLRWLNDKEMNSVVYVAFGTQAHLTAEQLEEVANGLEAAECEYLWVVRDASWRPPERITTGERGKIVRWAPQREVLQHEAVGGFVSHCGWNSVLESMVAGVPVLTWPMIAEQAINEMMIVDEFGAGLRLRKVGADGVVKKEEIKNGVRELMVGEKGKRVRKKMEELGRMAMEAVEDGGSSHKSLSELIEELQRCRNREDDGLELESLHENHQECIKMS